The genomic segment aaggTAAGAATCTTTTATGAGTTAATATATTTCTAATAGGTTGGATGGTAACAAATTACTTagttaaatattaattatttgatAGAATCATGTCACGAAATTGAGATAGAAGAAACCCTTTACGGTTGCTTATAACTTTTCACGTGAAAACTCTGCATGTGGATTTTATACCCGGCATGTGAAATAAGTTGAccattataaataaaggattaagttaatcaatgagttaaattttCCAGATAATTTAATTTAACTGATTTGTATTGGTGATTCTAACATagggagttaaataagatgtaatggtaCATTTTGAAATTAAATCGAGGAATGCAATTACAAACttttagtgaaataatttataatttattatgatatgataattcatttactactgaattaatatcataattgaaagcCTCAAATAATAAATCTACGGTCCCTACCATGCCAGATTAACTaattatttttggaaaagaaaggaaaactttATAGAagaagtaattttattttaactaatTACAAGCCTTCTTAATAAGGAAAGAGTGAATTAAAACCAAGGTATTATGACTTCATTAAGGCGAAAAATGTTTTCGGCATTAAACTTGTAATAAGGCCAAAAATGTTTTTGGCATTAAAGCAGTAATAAGGGCCAAAATATTTTTGCCTCTTTCTCTTCCCTTTTTCAGATAAATAAGggctgattttttttattaatgctcatcctctttttgaaaaataatcaCTTTTCACTCAAGTATTGGTTGGAAAAGGTTAATTTAGTTTTGATAGAAGATCGTAGTCCTAGCAAGCAAGGTGTTGAATGAACTGTGTGAAAGCTTCGAAAGATAAGTGctttctgatttttattttggtaatgTTATCTATTTTCTATGTAAGTTGTTGATTATGGTTAATTGTTGATTCCATTGTGCATGTTATAACAATTGATATCAGTAGTCTTCTTACATATGCTagataatgtaaaagaaaattacataatttgttgtacatattttgaataatagttgtataaatcatgttgttgatggttgtttatcatgtttttgatgatattaataattttcaaaatctatgtttatcattaagaaatcataaaatgaattttacatgtttttagttttgtgaaaattatttttatggacTAAGGGTAAAGCTATGATGAGTTTCGACTAAGTCCAACCATAGTCGTTACTCACAACGAATATTGTGATGGCAGGGCTAAACTGCCTAGGCAGTTAGTTTCAACTTCATAAGCTGTTTTCTCAGATATTATCTAAGAGATAATATATCTAACATTGCATGTATATTTGCTTAAATGGTTAAGTTTCACTAATGATTCTAATTATTTATATGCATGGTTATATGTGTGATGTATTTTGTAAGAATTTTATTATTCTGTAGCATGtctaatgatttatttttaatttaattatataacagattaaccatGTCTTCATTCAATCCCCTAACTTCTATCCTGAATCAAAATAAACTAGAAGGTCATAACTATGTGGACTGGAAACGTAATTTGGCTATTGTTCTTACTGCTGAGGGTTTCAAATTTGTGCTGGTTGAGGAATTTCCTATTAAGTCGGTCGAACCCACTGATGATGAGACTAAAGCCTACAATAAGTGTGTTAAGGCTGACAAGATAGTGAGATGCTACATTCTTGCCTCAATGACAAATGTATTGCAGCATCAGTATCAGTTCATGACTACTGCTTATGATATGCTCAAATCTCTCAAAAACATGTTTGGTGAGAAAAATCGTGCTGCAAAGCAAATGACCATAAAATTCCTCTTGACTATGAAAATGATTGAAGGAACTTCAATGAGGGAGCATGTTCTTAAAATGAAAAGTCTGTTGTATGAGCTGAAAATTCTTGGTGTGGTTATTAATAAGGAATCTTAGATAGAGATCATCCTACAAACTATGTCGTACAGTTTTTTATACAATTCAAGCCACGAGAACTCGAatctaaatgcaaaaaataaaagataaattgataGGATAAcaatgatagaaagatagacataaaaaagataacaaaagggCAATCGAAGGATATTTCAAACCCTAAAACCTCCCTTAAAGATTACCAACtagcacctaactcttacatgACCGCAAAGGGGATTGAATCTCCCTTACAACAAATATTTCTAATCATAGAGCAACATTCACTTTTCCAAGATCTCAAACACTCTCAAAGGAGTTTTTATACATtcattataaaaaataagttaatggAAATAACCCTAAAAGTAACTATTTATAGCCTATTACAAGGCCAAAAAGTGACCCATGAGTAAatttaccaaaatatccttaagtgTGATTTAGCTGACATCTTGTCTAAGTCGTCACCTTAGTCATCAACaaggtgatggcttatcaaccaagtcatcaccTCTAGGCAATGCAGCTTGAAAAGTTTTCACCTTAGTCATCAACAAGGTGATTGCTTATCGACCAAGTCGTCACCTCTAGGTAGTGCATCTTGACAAGTCGTCAGTGAATGTTATTTGTTCTTTCTTACGCTACGAAGAAATCAACCAcaaatgatattattgttttagGAGCTCAAAGAAGGTCATCTAGGTGTATTCTTGAATCATTTGGGTGATCATGGCTTGGAACTCCTCATGTTGTCCTCAAATGATGTGATCAAAATCTTTGATGGCCCTTTGgctcatatcatcctccccttcttgaaaagtattcaacctcaaatccaaaccttgcaaaaccaaagaaagaagaaacaaacaTAATATCCTCATGGCATGATGGTTAGGGTTAGCACACTCAATCATAACATCACGTCAATGTTGCAtacacttaagatataaccaaggatcctttgtgtTAAACATTAGGAACTTGATGAAAATTGTACAAAGGAGTTGGCTAGGGGAATCATCAAGAGGTAAGAAAATGACAAAGGTCATAATGGAATCACTAAATCTAATAGGTAAGGCTACTTTCACCTTAGGAGCCGTAAGACACAATTGTTTCATCACCTCTTTAAGAGACCACATCAAGAGTGGTACCTCAATTGGTTTTAAAGTCCACAAGATCCATGTAGCATTGtcattcaaacaagtggaccaaccaacaagttcCCTACTCTAAATAAAGCAAATCCAAGACTAGCAGAGATATCATTATAAGCAAAAAAGTCGTATcgaaaggaatcaagtgtaaaaCCATCATCCAAGGTGTTATTATCTACAAAAAGGCCATTTGGCTCAAAATATATAGCACATAATTCACACAAGGATGGAATCAACACATTTAAGCATATATGACTTTTTTCTTTCAAACAACTTTCCTTAAAAAAGGGGCCGCCAATtgtaaataattcacaaaaaagaGGATCACAAGCATGGAATCCATCCAAAGTGTTCCAAGAGGACTCTCTCTCATTGAACTACAAGTAGTGAAACCTTGGTCAAGATTGGAAACACACAATGTTGAATTCTATTGGATATTTTGTTTACTTCCCTTCTTTAATGAATGCTTATCTTTGTTGGAAATGCCTACTATGCACAACTTAGATCTATTAAGTGGGTTGTAAAttccatcatagggaaggatTCCAACATCCTCATCTAAACTTTTCTTGTTAACTACACCAAGCATCAAGTTAGGTGTGTGGAAATCACCATATTTAAATTTGTCACCGAGGTTAAATGGATAGAATGGCCATAGACATTGGTCTAGATAACACTTCTTTCCCCCAAACACATCACccaaatcaaaagatatactcTTCACTCtagaataatcatcatcaaaggaaaatggagagtagagaaaggtatcacttaAGTTAACTTCAACCAATGTGTCCTCATGTATATACTCACTATTATATTTAATATCATCACCAGGAGTATTCTCAACAATAGGAGCAcataaagtagaagaagaaatggTTTCCAAACAATTGATACTTTCTATTTCAAGGAAATaatcctcaagtagacacataccaccactAACATCAGAGGAATTATTACTCAAGTCGTCATAAGAATAaagcaattcatcctcataattatcaaacaaggttggggtgtcatacaaaggatcacagGCACAAGCATTTTCATAGGAACAATCATTAattgggtttcttaaatattcaagcaaatcaaagttatcaccacccaattgatcattctttctaaaaattacacattCTTTTTCCTTAAGAATACTCTTATTTTCAAGAATATTCCATCTTTACGAGTAATGTTGTCACACTATAGTGGGTTTGCATATAGGATATAGCCTTCAAGATGAGCTACACCATCAACATAATTCACACAACTAGGTTCAGTAGGAGCGATTGTACCATCCTCAAACACGATATCATACTTAAAGAGAGAAAGATATATCCCAGAGAAAGATTTAGAACATgcaagttcactctctaaaagataaCTATCAAGTGTCAAAGACGTGTCCAACACATGGTGATCCATATGAGCCAAGGACGCAATATGTTATTCACTAAAGGACATGCTCAAAGGGTCACTCCTacttatttgattaatattttcaacatcatcactcacttAAGGCTCATTAAATATATCACAAACATCCTAAAGTGGTGGAATAGTTTCATACACAAGTTGATCAATACAATTTCTaaaagacaatgtactatcattcaaTACAATGGCTTTAACACTAGGTGATCTTATAAGAAGAGTCAATTCAGTTATCAATACAATCAACTAGTGTATACACACTcataatatgtacatcatcatcaagaggtaaagaatcattagactcacatgTAAGGAAGCTACTACTCTTACTCAATGAGCTACTAGCCGCACAATCATtattcacatgtacaaaagtaTAAGAGTTAGCTATGTTACCTTTAAATTCTTGAGAATAGTCTTATTTTCCTTGGTGTGAATGTCCTCTACAAGTTTTAGAAACATCTAATATTACCCTCGTCAAATTTTTAAAGGGAATCTTCTTTTTGGGCACTTGTGCTCCTCCGATTGCCATGTTGTTACCTACACACATGTCCTTACTAAAATATGGACAAATAATGTTATCTTCATTTGGTGGCAACCCCTTATTTCACTCCTCTTAGCCTATCCTTTTTCCTCTCTTAGGTTGCTACCTTGCACtctcttactcctctcaatcttttgtcttttAATTTCATTAATCTTGGAGTAAGTGGTCATATTTCCTTGAGATTTAGGAAGGGTAGGTGAAAAGGGATGATTTCCCCATTGGACTATCACAatcttaggccaattttgcatatttggaacCTTATGTTGTGCAAACTAATGGGCACCCAAAAATAACTGTTTAACTTCCAAAAGGAATATGTCACAACACACCTCTTTATAGTACCCATCTCGGGTGAAGGAAACCTTCACACTCTCAGAGACTTTATAGCCTTCCAATAAGTATGGGGAATGAATGGACACTCGAGGTATCCCTAGATAATCAACCATAAGAGGATTTATATAGTTTGCATGACACAAATGATCAAGTATAAGAACACATCTCGAAACTCCACAAATTTCTACATATATTGAACAAATTTATATTCTTGGATCACTATTATAAAGCTTTGTGTATCCTTTTAGCTTATAGATTGACCTCATGAACTCCTTCAAGTCACCCCATGTTTGATTGGCCTTTCTTGAAAGATTCCATCATCCCAACGGTGTACCTTGAATGCGCCTAAGGGTATAGTAGCTTGTTCCACCTCGCTCATAACATAATCCTTAAAGATCATTTCTTATTGCCATTCCCAATAAGGGTAAACTTTGGGATCCCACTCTCCTTTAAAAATGGATAGAGTAGGAAGACCAtgactcctactataccctttATTTCTACCTTGGTTCCCGCTTCATATATTTGGGCACTAGAACAAGAAGCTTGAGATGTAATATCCCTAGGATTTAGATATACAGATGTCTTTAGTCCTATGGAGCAACCTCTACTATATCTAGTATAACCATTTACTTCAATTCTACCTTTATAAGATGTatcataagataaagaaaattaatCTTCATAATCCTCACGTACACTCTCACCATGATCCTCATAAAACTTATAAAAGAACCCTTACTTCACCTCTAGGCTTGGAGTGGGAAGTGTGATACACCTCACATGCCCCATCTTCCTCATAAAAAATCTCACAAggctcttcatcatctccataaCACTATAAGAATTGGGGTTATCAttaatctcatatttttctttgaagtAGTGCCCCACATTCTCATCCATATCTTGACTGTGGCTACATTCATAGCCCCTAAAATCTCCATCTTCTTTGTAGCCATAACTATCTTTACCACAATCATAGTCTCATTTATTATAGTCACAATTGTTTGAGGCTATAGAAGACATGCttccttatatcaccttgtacctacaaaatgaataaacaagattagtagtaaagctcctcaccaacactcgtatgaATATCACCTTTGTGATCTTTACAATCAGAGTGGCgagtgtttaaagttgcttatACTTTAGTGGTCAATAAGCTTTCAATCTCTACTTGTGGCcagattcttgtttgatcaactcaaagaaataaaaactacttatggacttgaaccaaaaaacaacaaattaaaactagaaaagcacaaaagaaataggatgaataaagaaaatggattcaaaaactgATTCACAATTAAGTAGGATGATTtctagttgttaattagtatttagaattaataaaataagtctaagaatcaaagaaaacaaactaaGAATCTAAATGTGAGATTACTGAAATTTTGTCCAAGTTGATAACTAGGATCATCACTTAGTTAATGATttggttgataagtcgtcacttagttgatggcttgtTACTCTTGGCATCAACCTTAGGAAGAAAAAGAGGTTGGGGTTATTTTTACCTGACGAATTGGTTGATGACTAATCAGTAAGTTGATATCTTATCAACAAAGTCGTCACTGTTAACCAGTATGCATCCATGTCCTTAATGTTTGAAAATAAGGTATGGAGGGTCCTCAAATGTCTTATCCTTCTTTAGATGATCTTGGTAGATTCCTTGGAGATTATTCAAGGCTTTGATTCTTCAACAATGGATCAATACACTCTTGATAGACTTGAATTCTTTATGGTCCCCcttttgtactctcttttgttCTCTTCCTTTAGAACATTCCTTTTTTATGCCAATTTGATTCTTTCTTTGGAAGAATAAGAGTATTCTTTGGAATAAACAAGTACAACATCTTTCTCTCACTTCTCTTTTGGATCAAACGCACcttttttgaatgttcttcttcaatAATATTTGAAGAACATAAAGAACACCTAgaacattcaaagttgacccttatacAAATGAAcccaaaatttgatgaaattcatAACCTAAGCTTACTTCAACCTCCCAAACACAATACCAATGTTTTAAGCTCAATATCTCACCAATAACTCTCCAATTTGAGAACTCACTTCAAGTTTCCTTTAACTTAAGCTCCAACAATGCTAGATGGCTCAAATCTCACTGGAATAAACTCAACTTTTAGATTTTGACTCTATTAGTATAGGGAACACAAATCTagtactagaaactcaaaatgacacaagaatcaaaaacacaaaatttgaaaaaaaacaaaaacattttggaactctttttctatttttcttatgattttaaagataacaaacccaagaatAAAATTGTGGGAATGATGCTAAGCTCATCTCGAATTCCAAAAGATATAATTCAAGCGACAAGAATCAAATCTAAATgcgtaaaataaaatataaaagaataggATAAcaatgatagaaagatagacacaaagaAGATATCAAAAGGTCAATCGAAGTGTATTTCAAACCCTAAAACCTCCCTTAAAGATTAGCAACTAGCACCTAACTCTTATGTGACCGCAAAGGGGATTTAATCTCCCTTACAACCAGTATTTCTAATCAAAGATCAACATTCACTTTTCCAagctctcaaatactctcaaagGAGTTT from the Capsicum annuum cultivar UCD-10X-F1 chromosome 9, UCD10Xv1.1, whole genome shotgun sequence genome contains:
- the LOC107841324 gene encoding uncharacterized protein LOC107841324; this translates as MSSFNPLTSILNQNKLEGHNYVDWKRNLAIVLTAEGFKFVLVEEFPIKSVEPTDDETKAYNKCVKADKIVRCYILASMTNVLQHQYQFMTTAYDMLKSLKNMFGEKNRAAKQMTIKFLLTMKMIEGTSMREHVLKMKSLLYELKILGVVINKES